The following proteins come from a genomic window of Rutidosis leptorrhynchoides isolate AG116_Rl617_1_P2 chromosome 10, CSIRO_AGI_Rlap_v1, whole genome shotgun sequence:
- the LOC139870067 gene encoding uncharacterized protein has protein sequence MAERNHRGRDSHRSAGRVSAMDPRNAEIERLQWRIAELEFNRDHDFYESDSDPTNDQWEDTNPFGTRGPHREQREDPLRSLGMKVEIPEFTGTMHPDDFLDWLSTVERVFDIKDIPEKLKVKLVAIKLRKHASLWWEHVRRDRASALKSKVETWEKMKKLLRRKFLPKNFKQEAFVEYHNLQQRSLSVEEVIQEFEQLRMRCDAKEEDEQVIARFLGVLNPEIADVVSLQQYWTFADVCKLAIRVEKQQRKGKTKLSFFRNPTYVPSKPTPVIDKGKGEQRVPQAPGNSSRVPKCFKCQGMGHMMRDCPNQRTVRVWDDEEPIYDTKEEPEVDQEESEVLYVDQGEALVVRRALAAMLDNTDDFSWLRNNIFRTKVTSKGKVCSMIIDGGSCENVVSVEMVEKLGLQTEDHPEPFKLTWLKRGNNVKVSKRCLFHFSIGNKYQDKVWCEVIPMDACHLLLGRPWQFARKTKHDGYRNTYNFIKDGVNITLAPLDTRRNTGSEPTLFLRRSDFEQEAQTHSLMFALVVTECNDDITMTPNEVQPLVHDFEDVFPEEIPPGLPLMRDIQHCIDFIPGSIIPNKPAYRMNPQEFEELQRQVTDLLDKGLIRESMSPCAVPALLVPKHDGTFRMCIDSRAINMITIKYRFPIPRLDDLLDQLHGAIVFSKIDLRSGYHQIRMRPGDEWKTAFKT, from the coding sequence ATGGCTGAACGCAATCATCGTGGACGAGATAGTCACAGAAGCGCCGGAAGAGTCAGCGCTATGGATCCGCGCAATGCTGAGATTGAACGCCTGCAATGGAGGATAGCCGAATTGGAGTTTAACCGTGACCATGATTTTTACGAAAGCGATTCAGATCCAACCAACGATCAATGGGAAGATACGAATCCTTTCGGAACTAGGGGTCCTCACCGGGAACAAAGAGAAGATCCGTTGCGAAGCCTAGGGATGAAAGTGGAGATACCGGAGTTCACGGGGACTATGCACCCGGATGATTTCCTAGATTGGTTAAGCACGGTGGAGCGCGTCTTTGATATCAAAGATATTCCGGAGAAACTCAAAGTCAAATTGGTGGCCATTAAGTTGCGTAAGCACGCATCGTTATGGTGGGAACATGTACGCAGAGATAGGGCGTCCGCCCTAAAATCCAAAGTTGAAACATGGGAAAAGATGAAGAAATTATTACGTCGAAAGTTCTTGCCTAAAAACTTTAAGCAAGAAGCTTTTGTTGAATATCATAACCTTCAGCAACGTTCTTTGAGCGTTGAAGAAGTAATTCAGGAGTTTGAGCAGTTGCGCATGCGGTGTGATGCGAAAGAGGAGGATGAGCAGGTTATCGCACGTTTCTTGGGGGTACTTAATCCTGAAATTGCAGATGTTGTAAGCCTCCAACAATATTGGACCTTTGCTGATGTTTGTAAACTCGCGATACGGGTAGAAAAACAACAACGCAAGGGAAAAACTAAACTGTCTTTTTTTCGCAACCCCACATATGTTCCATCAAAACCAACTCCCGTAATTGATAAAGGAAAAGGAGAACAACGTGTACCCCAAGCTCCAGGGAATTCCAGTAGGGTGCCAAAGTGTTTTAAATGTCAAGGAATGGGTCATATGATGCGGGACTGTCCAAATCAAAGAACCGTAAGAGTGTGGGATGATGAGGAACCAATTTATGATACGAAAGAGGAACCAGAAGTAGACCAGGAGGAAAGCGAGGTACTCTATGTGGACCAAGGTGAAGCACTAGTGGTACGTCGAGCACTTGCTGCCATGCTCGACAACACTGATGATTTTTCTTGGCTTCGTAATAATATTTTTCGCACCAAAGTAACATCTAAAGGCAAGGTTTGTTCTATGATTATTGATGGGGGAAGTTGTGAAAACGTCGTGTCCGTGGAGATGGTTGAAAAATTGGGATTACAAACTGAAGACCATCCTGAGCCATTCAAGTTAACATGGTTAAAACGTGGTAATAATGTAAAGGTTAGTAAACGATGCTTATTTCACTTTTCAATTGGGAATAAGTATCAAGATAAAGTTTGGTGCGAAGTTATTCCGATGGATGCGTGTCATCTATTGTTAGGTAGACCGTGGCAATTTGCTCGGAAAACAAAACATGACGGGTATCGGAATACGTATAAttttattaaagatggggtaaataTTACACTGGCACCTTTAGATACAAGGCGCAACACAGGAAGTGAGCCAACTTTATTTTTACGAAGGTCAGATTTCGAACAGGAAGCACAAACACACTCTCTGATGTTCGCACTAGTTGTCACCGAGTGTAATGATGATATCACTATGACCCCAAATGAAGTACAGCCCCTAGTGCACGATTTTGaggatgtgtttcccgaagaaatTCCTCCAGGGTTACCTCTCATGCGGGATATCCAACATTGCATTGATTTCATACCGGGGTCGATTATCCCTAATAAACCCGCGTATCGTATGAATCCTCAGGAGTTTGAAGAGCTTCAAAGGCAAGTGACCGACCTATTAGATAAAGGACTTATCAGAGAAAGTATGAGCCCGTGTGCGGTTCCCGCGTTACTAGTTCCCAAACACGATGGTACATTTCGAATGTGTATTGATAGTAGGGCCATCAACATGATCACTATCAAGTATCGTTTTCCCATACCCCGGTTAGATGACCTTCTTGATCAATTACACGGGGCAATTGTTTTCTCCAAAATTGATTTAAGGAGCGGTTACCACCAAATAAGGATGCGACCGGGAGATGAGTGGAAAACTGCTTTCAAAACATGA